The Fusarium keratoplasticum isolate Fu6.1 chromosome 4, whole genome shotgun sequence genome contains the following window.
AGATCGGCGGTGCTCATGGCAAAGTGAGACAGCACGATCTGAAGGTGGAGCGGCGACTGAGTGATGTGACTGACCATGATATAGACGAAACGCGTCCAGTTGTCAGGCAGTGTCTTGTAGATAATGCCGTAGCCGAACCAGATCCAGAAGAAGATCTGGCCAGCAACCTCGAGCCACCAATGCCACCACGCGGGACCCTTGGTTGGGCCGCGACGCATGATGAGAAAGTCCCAAGACAAGCGGTACAGGTTAAAGCGACCAAATGCAAGGAAGGGATAGTAAGTCCAGGACTGGATTCGCAGGAGGACCTTTGCCACAGCATCGTAGCTCATGACTCGCTCATAGTAAGTGGACGTCAAGCTTCCGAGGAAACGGTGAGAGACAGCAAAGAGAGGCATATGCTCGATATCTGGGTCGTGCTCAGGGGCATTGGTGACGATGTGGTGGACGTTATGGTTGCGTTTCCACCAACCCATGGACAGACCTCCGATAAAGTCGGCAATCATGATACCAATGCAGGTATCGACGTGAAAGTTGTGAGTGATGCCCATGTGGCCAGCGTCGTGGGCCGTAAACACGAGCTGATGCCACATGGCACCCATCAGAAAGGCGCTGAGAGCGTACCATTCATAGCGAAGACAAAGCATTGACCCAGTGAACAAGCCAACGTAGCGACAACATTCCCTTCCGTATGCCCAGTAGTTGCAATCATAAAGCCCCTCATCGTAGATCCGTTGGTGAAGTTCGCGATACTTGACGTTGATATGAGCCTGAGTCTCCTCGTCGGGGGTCGGGtacttgtcgaggtcgagggagATGTGCTCCCGAGTGATGGTATCCAGGTACGacatgccatccatctccgtTTCGTCCACCGTTGAAGCTGACGATACCGAGGGCGCCCTAGCccccttcttgtccttgctaCTGGGTCGCTGTCGGAGGCCTTGggtgtcgtcgtcatcgaagACCGGGGAGGGCACACGGGAAGAGGGTGCGCTTGATGAAGTATCCTTGTGAGCTTCGTGGTTCTCGGCGGCCTGCTCAATCTCTTCGCGCGTGCGGAAGGTGCCGCCCTGGATAGGGGGCACAAAGTTGGTCCAGGGACCTTCAATGCGACCGATGCGGTAGCGCAACATCTGTTGACGGGCTTCGAATGAGTGAAGGCTACAGGACACAACGCAGTCAGTCTCAAGATCAATGCTGTGAACCAATTGTCAATTGGCGATGGGGAGGTCGACGTACGAATCCATCTCATCGGAGGCATCCCTTCCAACCATGTGAAGCATGGACTTATCACCGCCAGGATGATATGGCAGCCATGGATCAACCTTAAGAACCTGCTGGTGAAAGATGACGATCTTGCGACCTTCTGCGATCAAGGCTTCGATCTCGTCTCGACTCATAAGCTTCAGCTCCCTGCTGGGTCCCTTGCCAGCCGGCGGGGGCAGGCCCGTAACGATGGTGCTGGGAGCCATCGCGATAAGATGGATGGAAGCGACAGAGAGGAAGCCAGATAGCCAAGAACAAAAGAACAAAAAGCAGAGAAGCACGCAGAAAGGAATTGCTTGCAACAATTGGCTCCCAGTCCAAAAAACAATGTATAGCCTATCCAAGACTAACAACCGTCTAAAGAAGGGAAGAGGTGGGAGGAGATCGCAAGTTTAAAAAGAAGGGGGGCTCCCGGGGTAGATGGAAAATCGAGGTCGCTGCAAATCAACAGCGGCTCAATTCACCGCATCTTTCCCATTTTCGTTGAGGTGCGTGTCGAGTTCCAGCGCCGGCAGTGGTGGAGAGGGCGGGTGGCGCAGGATGGCCCGATCCCCCTCGCTCCTTCCCCTACGAAGTGCTGGAAAACTGGGCAAGCACAGCAAGCTGGCACCTGCAACGGCGGGGCGCAGGGGGCACACACACCCCGCCACAGCGCGTGGGGCACCTAAGTTCCGGGTCCCTGAAAGAGCCTCCCGTCCATGTGACAGCGCCCTTAAACTACGAACACGAGCCTCCATCTTACACATCTCCAATCTCCCGGGCCAGGCACCCAGATTCGTTTCATGTCAATTGGATAGGCAGGTGTTTCAGGGAACTCGAGATTTGATTGAGACGCGCAATCGCCGCCAGGCTGCTGTTTTCTTGAGTTGAACCCTGACGAGATGCGCATGCCGAAAAGCAAATCGTTGTCCCAATTGGATTGGAACGCAACCTAAGCTTCCCCGGTGAGTGCCGCGGAGCAGGCAGGTAGGCGCCTCGGACTCCGTCTAAAAGTCCGTTACGGATATGGAAGTACGCATATACAGAACCTCTGAGAATCAATTGGAGGTTGAGAGAGTGATATATGGAGAAGCATGCAGGCGACAATTGCATGCCAGTTGCCAATTCAGCTGGCAGCAATGCGTCCATCCTCCCTCATTGTACACTCCTCTTCTCAAACTTCAACTCGCCCTACTCCAATTGGCCAACCTAATTGCTGGATCTGCCGTTCTGTGGAGTGCTGCCAGTTAAACCGACGGCTTTACCCTCGAGATGGGCTGATCTGGCTGACATGCGGGCCGACATGAGCCCCTCCGGAACCTCTTGGATCCGGTGCCATCTGTTAAAGAGAAGACTCCCTGCTTCGGAACAGAGTATCAAATACAGAGGTTGATTGCCGTTGAGGTTGTATTCCGGGTTTATAAGTCTGCTTGTAACATACGATGAAGAACTGGCGGTAAACCAACTGTCTTGGATTCGATATCAACACTACGTTTGAGGAACCTTGTGAAGAAACCTCAAGAGTGGGACGCGATTAAAGCTGTTCCTTCAGAACGACAGTCCTTGGTTGCCCATCGGACACATTGTAGGAGTAAAAGCTTGCTCTCTTCACATTAGACAGACATTTTCCAGGTTTCGGTCGAGGGTCAAGTTCTCTAAGCACAGCCCACTGGTTCTGTCGTGGTTTCCATTCATCATGCTTGGATAAAGCGAAAATATTACTAGTTTACACAATCCAGAGTCCGAGACGCCTCGGCTCTATCCCGCTCACGCAGTCCCGCCTCTTTGGCCCTTTGTTATTTTTTGTTCATGCTATCGGCGACTACAGACGCCCTATGCTGTCTATGCATTTCAAGAGTGTCCGTCTCCCGCCGCAAGGGACGCGAAGGAGACctgctgatgctgccatTGGCAGTCAGCTACCTATACGACCAAcccccatccatcatgccaGAGCTTAGAAGTGGATAGCCTGGGAGTGAGTGTTCATGGCGGCCTCCTTGAAAGCCTCGGCGAGCGTGGGGTGAGCGTGGCAGGTTCGGGCAATGTCCTCAGTGGACGCGCCGTACTCCAGAGCCAGGGTACCCTCGGCAATCATCTCACCGGCGTTGGGGCCGATGATGTGAACACCGAGGAGACGGTCAGTCTCGGGGTCGGCAAGCATCTTGACCAGGCCGTCAGTGTCGAGGTTGGTCTTGGCTCGGGAGTTAGCGGCGAAGGGGAAGGTGCCGACTCGGTAGGGGATGTTCTGGCTCTTAAGGTCCTGCTCGCTCTGGCCAACCCAGGCGACCTCAGGGTGGGTGTACATGACGGAGGGGATGGCACCGTAGTTAACGTGGCCGTAACCCTTCTTGATGTACTCGACGACAGcaacagcctcctcctcggccttgtgGGCAAGCATGGGGCCGAAGGTGACATCACCGACACATCGGATGTGGGGGATCTTGGTTCGGTACTCGGAGTCGATGATGACACGGCCGCGCTCATCGGTGTCGAGGCCAATGttctcaaggccgaggccaccAACGTAAGGTCGTCGGccgatggcgacgaggacgacatcaGACTCGATCTACAGGTTTGTTAGTATCAGGCTCATGTCAGGGGCATCTTCAATACGTACGGTCTCGGGCTTGCCACCCTTAGCGGCATCGACCTCGAGCTTCACCAGCTCACCAGATTTGTCACCGCTGACaaccttggtgttgagcttgaaCTCCATAccctgcttcttgagaagcttcTGGGCGGCCTTGGCGATCTCAGTGTCCATGCCGGGGCCACCGATCTGgccgaggaactcgacaatgGTGACCTTGGTGCCAAGTCGCGACCAGACGGAGGCCATCTCAAGGCCAATGATACCACCACCAATGACGGTCATGGTCTTGGggatctcctcgagggcgaTGGCACCGGTGCTGGTGATGACGCGCTTCTCGTCAATCTCAAGACCGGGGAAGGGGGTGGCCTCGGAACCGGtggcgatgaggatgttCTTGCCGCGAACGCTGGTCTCGCCGCCCTCGTTGAGGTCGACCTTGATCTCGTTCTCGTTGACGAAAGAGCCGGTGCCCTTGATGTACTCGACGCcgttcttcttgaagaggaATTCGATACCCTTGGTCAGGCCGGAGACGGAagtctccttggccttcatgaAGTTGGCCAGGTTAAGCTTGACATCGCCGACCTCGATACCGCGGTTCTTGGTGTCGTGGAGGATCTGGTGGTAGAGGTGCGAGTTGTTGAGGAGCGATTTTGAGGGGATGCAGCCGACGTTCAAGCAGGTACCGCCAAGGGTGCCGCGCTTCTCAATGCATGTCACCTACACCGGGGGGAAGAGATCTTGTCAGCCCATTCCGTTCCGTTCGCTTGCCCATTCGCCCGAGTACCGAGCTGGGAGCTCGGGTCTAGGATAATCGACCGACCTTCATGCCCTCCTGGCCAGCCTTGATAGCAGCGACGTAGCCGGCCACGCCGccaccgatgatgacgagatccttctcctctgcgAAATTCCAGTCAGTGACAGCTGTTCGGGTCCAGCTCCGACGAGCTCGGAGGTAACACACCAGATGCAGAGGCATATCCACGGCTCCATCGCGACagggaggacgaggagacgacggcggggaGGCTGTCaggcaagaagagcaagtGTTAGTCAACGAGCCATTTTTTCCCTCGTCGGTGACCCAACAGAAGCCAGTTTTTAGGAGCTTCTACAAGGACACCAGAAGACGCTGCAAACTCACGTAGACTTTTGGAAGGCAGGACGAGCAACGGCTCGTGATATTAAGCGACTGGAAAGCATCTTGGAGGAGGTTGTGTGGAGAGGCAATGGGGATAggttgtggaggaggaggaggaaaaagTCGACAAGAGGCGAGGGCgaagttgaggttgagggagaggatCGTTGCCGCAACAAAGCTCGCCCGCTGTCCAAGTTTGGCGGCCGGGCGCACAGGCACTGGACAGACACAGGGAGCTTCGGCAAAGGGAAGCCCGCCCATCAGGTAATTTTTTTCCCAGACCAGCCGAGAGGGTGGCCAGGTACGTACACTTTACTGGCTGGCTTCTCGGTGAGGGGGCCACTTACAGCACCCTTCACCTGCTGCGCGTGCTCtgtaaaaaaaaacaccGCCCCCTGGACATGTATCTCCGGCCGAGAGACCGTCCATTGCTGATTGTAGCGTCTCAGCACGTCCCGTGCGCCTTCAAACTCTGGAGCTATCAAGTCGGCTAATCAATGCCTGGGATTTCGGGCATTTCGTCCCAACGAACCCCGAAACACTCCCCCCCAAAACCTCTCAATTGCTCCCCCAACGACTGGCCCGCCGTCAATGGGAGGACAACCTCCGATCACCGACAACCCGGCGTATCCCGTTACTACCCGGTTTCGGAGGTTGATTGCCCTCGGGATATCAACGTCACCGCCGTCGTCGATAGACGGTTTACGGAGGATGGAGCCGCTTGATACCGGGGGCTCTGCCGAGTAGCGAAACATCCTTGTCGCAATTGGACAGCCAGTCCGATATCGAGGCAATGGTATCATATCTATCCGTTGATGTCTAGACAACGGTCTTGGTTGTTCGAGAAATCATCCCTCTACTGTTACAGCTTGCACAATAGCCTGTGCCTTCTCCCGAACGCcttccagcttcttcaactcctTGGCGCTGGCCAACTTCGTCTTCCGGACCTTCTTCCGTAGCATCCAATGGATTCCGGCTGCTAAGCCCGGCAGCTCTCGGGCACCGCCAAAGATCTTCTCCACCTTGGCATCCTCCTTGGCGCTGTTGCCTCGACTTCGACATGCCTTGAGGAGCGCAATCATGAATAATTGCACAAACACTGAGGTCCAGTGGTTCGCCTCGGGCAGCTCCACGGGTTTGAGAATAGCAATACTCAacactccatcatcaacgaggGACGCGTAGAAATTCGCAATGTTGCCAAGGCGTCTCTCGTCCTTCATCCGCTCGCCATCCGCCGTCTCGTCTTCCTCTGCGCCCTCTCCGAAAAGGGATTCGCCAAGGTTTCTGAATATCTTCCAAAGACGGTCCTGGATCGCGAATCTAATTCGGCTGTTGCTTGAACATGCTTGCCTTCCCACAAGCGCATAGTAAGGGTTGTACTCCATCTCGCTGCCAACGCATTGCACCAGGACCTTTGCAATCTCTAGTTGATCGTTCTTCTTAAGTCGGAGGTTGACGAACTGCTTGTAACCATGCTCATAGTTGGATGCCGTCATAAGAGCTGTGAAGATGGCAATTTGCGCGTTGCCCCTGAGACCCTGTTCCCGAGCCTTTTTGGGAAAGTCTGGAAGGACAATATCCATATCCTCGGAATCACTCGATTCATAGTCGGCATCTactgcagctgcagcagaTCCCTTCCGACTCTTATCGAGGAGGGTTTCAGGGACACTGGCTCCAACCAGCCACCATTCGCCCTTTGTATCTGCACCCTCGATATCCACGAGGCCCATACCCATGGGTGCAAGACCATCAAGTCTTCGCGATTGAGACTTGAGCTCGCCCAACCGTTTCTTTACACGCTGCACGCGTTCCGATACGACAGAGGAGTCCAAGCCTCGTGCCTTCTTTTTGTGCTTGTTCAGATCGGTGATAGTGTCAGCCATGATCTTTGTGCGAACCGACACGTTGTCGTATCCTGACTTGGAAATGGACTGGTTGAGCACGGTAGAGACGTGCTTGAGCGCTTGCGGATCGTCTCGCCTCAGAAGTTGGCCCGCCATACGACAAATGCGCAGAAGCAACTCGACGTTGATTTCTGTGAGGTCGCCCAAAAGCCTCTCCATGTAGTCGAACATTATTTTGCAGCTGACCACCTCAAAAAAGTACAGCTGAGCGAGGAGGGATAGGATATTCGAAGGTTCCTTCTGGATCGGTGACTCGGGGCTGACGTCCTTGCTGGCCTGTTCGTAATGGGCATTAAAATCAACAACCATCCGACGTATCAGATGTCCACCAAAGCTCGATCCAATGATCCGATAAACAGCGGCCAAAAATCCACCCGTGGTGACCAAAAACTGGTCTGTCAAGCTCTGCGGATTACAGATTTGCGCCATGACAACGTCAGTGATGATGTCGGTCACGTCGCCGCGGGCATTCTTTTGGTATAGGTCCTCGACAGACTGCACGATGGAGAGGATGTTGTCGTCTGTCAGTCGGTTGATCAAACCTTGAACCTGTTTTCGTAGTCGGTTTCtattctcttcttcagaACCTGCAGCCCTGCGAAGCGAAGGGGGGACGTATTTCGCAACTGTGACCCCAGTCGTCGGTGCGACGTAGGGGTTTTCGCGTTGGCGTGGTTGAGCTGGGGACTCATCGtgttcttcgtcttcgtcttcgtcgtcttcatcgtcttcatcatcactgaACCCCCCGAAGGAATCGTTGTCGAAATCTGCGCCATCTTcgccctcatcgtcctcgtcgccctcatcgtcttcgtcaccctcgtcatcctcatcgtcctcatccatcAGGTCGAGATCGTCATCCGCCGAGGCTGCTCCCAGTCAGCGTCTGCGTCTTTGCAGTCTGTAACTCCAGCTTACCCTGATGTGTTgacttccttctctttgaAGCTAGCCACGTGTCGTACTCATCCCTCTTTCGTTTTGAGTCTTCGTCACTCTggtccatgtccatgtcttCGCCCAACAACTCCCCAAGACCGTCGTCATCCTTGCGAGAGGATTTGCGCCCCTTGATGCCCAGTTTTCGCTCATACATCTTGATCTCTGCGTCATCTTGGGCGAGCCGCTCACGGGCGGACTTTGAAAGGCGCTCCATGCTGTGTTCTGCCGACGGCGAGGTGGTGAAGACAACGATTAGGGTGAGGAAGGTACGTTGTTATGATGATGCTAAGGAAAGAATGAGAGGAGGACGGAGAAAGTGCGGTGATGATTATGAGTCAATACGAGGAGGAGACTAAAGGAAATTTTtatgatgatgctgagagAAGGAAGGTGGGAGCATAGAGAAAGTAGTCATGATGCAAAGAGAGGCGCAACTTTTTCTctgtaaaaaaaaataaagtTGACAAGCATCTACGGAGCTCAGAGGAAGGCGGTCCCCCACTCAATGCATGAGGTGGGGCGCCCAACGCAGG
Protein-coding sequences here:
- a CDS encoding Delta 8-(E)-sphingolipid desaturase, which encodes MAPSTIVTGLPPPAGKGPSRELKLMSRDEIEALIAEGRKIVIFHQQVLKVDPWLPYHPGGDKSMLHMVGRDASDEMDSLHSFEARQQMLRYRIGRIEGPWTNFVPPIQGGTFRTREEIEQAAENHEAHKDTSSSAPSSRVPSPVFDDDDTQGLRQRPSSKDKKGARAPSVSSASTVDETEMDGMSYLDTITREHISLDLDKYPTPDEETQAHINVKYRELHQRIYDEGLYDCNYWAYGRECCRYVGLFTGSMLCLRYEWYALSAFLMGAMWHQLVFTAHDAGHMGITHNFHVDTCIGIMIADFIGGLSMGWWKRNHNVHHIVTNAPEHDPDIEHMPLFAVSHRFLGSLTSTYYERVMSYDAVAKVLLRIQSWTYYPFLAFGRFNLYRLSWDFLIMRRGPTKGPAWWHWWLEVAGQIFFWIWFGYGIIYKTLPDNWTRFVYIMVSHITQSPLHLQIVLSHFAMSTADLGPQESFAQKMLRTTMDVDCPEWLDFFHGGLQFQVIHHLFPRVPRHNLRATQKLVQEFCNEVNIPYALYGFANSNKQVIGRLSEVSRQAAILAKCQQTITRSGDFSGHGHGHHH
- a CDS encoding Dihydrolipoyl dehydrogenase — translated: MLSSRLISRAVARPAFQKSTLPAVVSSSSLSRWSRGYASASEEKDLVIIGGGVAGYVAAIKAGQEGMKVTCIEKRGTLGGTCLNVGCIPSKSLLNNSHLYHQILHDTKNRGIEVGDVKLNLANFMKAKETSVSGLTKGIEFLFKKNGVEYIKGTGSFVNENEIKVDLNEGGETSVRGKNILIATGSEATPFPGLEIDEKRVITSTGAIALEEIPKTMTVIGGGIIGLEMASVWSRLGTKVTIVEFLGQIGGPGMDTEIAKAAQKLLKKQGMEFKLNTKVVSGDKSGELVKLEVDAAKGGKPETIESDVVLVAIGRRPYVGGLGLENIGLDTDERGRVIIDSEYRTKIPHIRCVGDVTFGPMLAHKAEEEAVAVVEYIKKGYGHVNYGAIPSVMYTHPEVAWVGQSEQDLKSQNIPYRVGTFPFAANSRAKTNLDTDGLVKMLADPETDRLLGVHIIGPNAGEMIAEGTLALEYGASTEDIARTCHAHPTLAEAFKEAAMNTHSQAIHF
- a CDS encoding MI domain-containing protein produces the protein MERLSKSARERLAQDDAEIKMYERKLGIKGRKSSRKDDDGLGELLGEDMDMDQSDEDSKRKRDEYDTWLASKRRKSTHQASADDDLDLMDEDDEDDEGDEDDEGDEDDEGEDGADFDNDSFGGFSDDEDDEDDEDEDEEHDESPAQPRQRENPYVAPTTGVTVAKYVPPSLRRAAGSEEENRNRLRKQVQGLINRLTDDNILSIVQSVEDLYQKNARGDVTDIITDVVMAQICNPQSLTDQFLVTTGGFLAAVYRIIGSSFGGHLIRRMVVDFNAHYEQASKDVSPESPIQKEPSNILSLLAQLYFFEVVSCKIMFDYMERLLGDLTEINVELLLRICRMAGQLLRRDDPQALKHVSTVLNQSISKSGYDNVSVRTKIMADTITDLNKHKKKARGLDSSVVSERVQRVKKRLGELKSQSRRLDGLAPMGMGLVDIEGADTKGEWWLVGASVPETLLDKSRKGSAAAAVDADYESSDSEDMDIVLPDFPKKAREQGLRGNAQIAIFTALMTASNYEHGYKQFVNLRLKKNDQLEIAKVLVQCVGSEMEYNPYYALVGRQACSSNSRIRFAIQDRLWKIFRNLGESLFGEGAEEDETADGERMKDERRLGNIANFYASLVDDGVLSIAILKPVELPEANHWTSVFVQLFMIALLKACRSRGNSAKEDAKVEKIFGGARELPGLAAGIHWMLRKKVRKTKLASAKELKKLEGVREKAQAIVQAVTVEG